GATGCGGCCGGGCTGCAGGGCGCGATCGACCACGCCGGCGGCAGCCTCGCGTTCGCCACGCGGATCTACCGCAACGGCTGCCTCGTGGCCGCCGACCGCAACGCGTCGGCGACGAGCCGCGCGCAGTACGAGAGCTGGTCGATGGCCAAGTCGATCACGTCGCTGGTCTTCGGCCGCGCCATGACGCTCGGGCTCGTGTCGCCCGACGACCCGGTCGGCGCGCTGCTGCCCGAGGCCGACCGCGCCCACGGCGCCGTGACCTTGCGGGACCTGCTGACCATGACCTCGGGCCTGCGCTGGAACGGCCTGCGCGACTACGACATCGCGATGCCCGATCGCCTCGGCGACGCGCTGCGCACGCCGATCGTCCACGAGCCGGGGACGTACTACGAGTACTCGCAGTCGGGGCCGGCGCTGCTGGCCAACGCGGTGGAGCGCGCCGTGGGGGAGGACCTCCAGGCCTTCGCGCAGCGCGAGCTCTTCGGCCCGCTCGGGATCAAGGCGACCGACTGGCGCTGGACCCGCGACAGCAAGGGCCAGGAGCAGGGCTTCTTCGGCATGAACATGCGCCCGGACGACTACGGGCGCCTCGGCGAGCTGCTGCGCCGCGGCGGCGTGTGGCGCGGCAGGCGACTGCTGTCGACCCGCTACGTGCGCGAGTCCACCGCGCCCAGCGCCACGAACGGCTGCTACGGCTGGATGCACTGGGTCAACGGCGGCAAGCCGTGCATCGGCCCCCGCATCACCGACCGTCCGAAGAGCCCGACGCGCGACTTCCCCGGCCTGCCGAGCGACATGTTCCGCTTCTCCGGCCTGCTCGGCCAGCTCGTCACGGTCTTCCCGTCCCAGGGGATCGTCGTCGTGCGCAACGGCATCGACACGTTCGTCGACTTCACGGGCGGCGGCGGGTGGGAGCTCGGCCTCTACGAGCGCGTCCTCGGCTCCCTGCGCGACGGGACGCCCGTCGAGTCGCCCGGCGACGCGGCGCAGGCGTCCAGGATCGAGGAGCGCCCGGGCGAGGACGTCGGCTTCCAGAAGGCGGTCCTCGAGCTCGACCAGGTCACCGCCCCGTTCCTCTCGGGCGCCCTGCCGGCCGCGGGGCCCCAGCGCGCGCGGGCGCTGCGCCTGCGGCTCGCCTCGCCGTCCGCGTCCCGGGCTGGGCGCGTCGCGCTGCGCGCCACGTGCCCCGAGCGCTGGCCGGGCGGCGCGCGCCGGTGCGTCGGCGCGGTGGCGCTGGACGGCGCGCCGGCCCGCGCGTCCTACGACCTCGCGCCGG
The DNA window shown above is from Conexibacter sp. SYSU D00693 and carries:
- a CDS encoding serine hydrolase, whose amino-acid sequence is MGRWVGAAVAALVVVAVGAPGAQAAAKACGEPGATWERATPAEAGMDAAGLQGAIDHAGGSLAFATRIYRNGCLVAADRNASATSRAQYESWSMAKSITSLVFGRAMTLGLVSPDDPVGALLPEADRAHGAVTLRDLLTMTSGLRWNGLRDYDIAMPDRLGDALRTPIVHEPGTYYEYSQSGPALLANAVERAVGEDLQAFAQRELFGPLGIKATDWRWTRDSKGQEQGFFGMNMRPDDYGRLGELLRRGGVWRGRRLLSTRYVRESTAPSATNGCYGWMHWVNGGKPCIGPRITDRPKSPTRDFPGLPSDMFRFSGLLGQLVTVFPSQGIVVVRNGIDTFVDFTGGGGWELGLYERVLGSLRDGTPVESPGDAAQASRIEERPGEDVGFQKAVLELDQVTAPFLSGALPAAGPQRARALRLRLASPSASRAGRVALRATCPERWPGGARRCVGAVALDGAPARASYDLAPGETQVLRLRLGSAALRSLRAARSRTLGASAVNRDAADGVRSEVALVVKAPPKPRRPDHQRGA